CATTAACAGTTGCGCGGTAGGGCGCTTCTGCCAAGGCTCGTTGCACAGGGTGTCTGGGATTGGATAGCAGATTCGGTCAGCATCGCCGATGTCCAGGCCCAGACCGGTGCTTTCCACCGTCGAGCCATTGATATCCAGAGCAAATAGAGAGGCCGGCAGGTTGATGCCTTTCTCGTAAACCTTGTGGAGACTGGTGCGTTCAATGCGCTTGCCGCGCACCACACCATTCATATCCGCAATCAGAAGGTCAACGTACAGAACCTCAGGATGTTCCTTAAGGAACGCGTTCGCTTCGTTAAGCTGAACGGCACGCGGGGGTACCGACATGATGCAACACCTTTGTTGTTAAAAATATCAATCATTGAGCTCTTCGGGTTTCAGTCAACCCGAACGGCATGCCGAAGTCAAGCAAGGCCTTTTTTGCCCTAAAAAAGCGCTCAAGTGGCTTTTTTGAGGCACTTTGGGGCGTTTTTATGCCTTTGAATACTTTGATGTCTGCGGGCTTGAGCGGGCCGTGTTGTATTTTTTACGGGGGTGTTGTGTAAAAAAATGAACAAGGCTAAGCTCCGATTCAAACCCATAACAGCAATAATACCGGGGTGCTTCATGTCTCGCCTGCCGTTAATCGGCGTCACCGTCTGCTCCAGGCAGATCGGTCTGTATGCTTATCACATCAGTGGCGATTGTTACGTCCACGCCAAGGCCAGCATTGCCAATGGCGCGGCGTCGACTCTTCCTTCCCCGGTGATCTCGCTGGCCCCGTCCGATATTCTGGACGGCCCGCAGCACATTCTCTTTACTACTCGTCTTTCCAATATAGAACCGTTTGACTGCGCCGGCTCAGCCGAGGCGCGGCGAACTGCTCACGATTCTGCACGCACGACCGTCGCCCCTCTACACTCTC
The window above is part of the Pseudomonas prosekii genome. Proteins encoded here:
- a CDS encoding glutamine amidotransferase gives rise to the protein MSRLPLIGVTVCSRQIGLYAYHISGDCYVHAKASIANGAASTLPSPVISLAPSDILDGPQHILFTTRLSNIEPFDCAGSAEARRTAHDSARTTVAPLHSRAAFNGICAWSAQWQSVSSHADASIDA